Proteins co-encoded in one Papaver somniferum cultivar HN1 chromosome 5, ASM357369v1, whole genome shotgun sequence genomic window:
- the LOC113279269 gene encoding uncharacterized protein LOC113279269 gives MHILSEYDYAKVVWFSDGYRLDGNQWNNPKDWIASWFSGYDSSTISKMAIICWFLWKDRCSMVFENKTQTPKQSTHSIDKFLHNAVSVSKKNNDPAKSLAVPKWQPPYNDFIKLNIDASYCDRTNTCGYGLIFLNCAGTHVTSKCSSFIGELDAHYLESLAVLEGVQWGLQLGLKKIIIESDYKSLIQAIRREEYDIP, from the coding sequence ATGCACATTTTATCTGAGTATGATTATGCAAAAGTTGTTTGGTTTAGTGATGGGTACAGGCTAGATGGAAATCAGTGGAACAATCCAAAGGATTGGATAGCTTCATGGTTCTCTGGTTATGATTCTTCAACCATTAGTAAGATGGCTATTATATGTTGGTTCTTATGGAAAGATAGATGCAGTATGGTGTTTGAAAATAAAACTCAAACTCCAAAACAGTcaactcattccatagacaaatTCCTTCACAATGCAGTTTCAGTTTCAAAAAAGAATAATGATCCTGCTAAGAGTTTAGCAGTTCCTAAATGGCAGCCACCTTATAATGATTTCATTAAACTAAATATTGATGCATCTTATTGTGATCGTACTAACACATGTGGATATGGTCTAATATTTCTTAATTGTGCAGGTACACATGTAACTTCGAAATGTAGCAGTTTTATAGGGGAATTGGACGCTCATTATTTGGAGAGCTTAGCCGTTCTGGAAGGAGTGCAATGGGGACTACAGTTAGGCTTAAAGAAGATCATAATAGAGTCTGATTACAAGAGTCTCATACAAGCTATTAGAAGGGAGGAGTATGATATCCCTTAG